A single region of the Mycobacterium lentiflavum genome encodes:
- a CDS encoding methylated-DNA--[protein]-cysteine S-methyltransferase, translating into MTARHAVSDSPLGELTLVADDDALTGVYFRHHWRRPTAHALGEHVEPAADDLFRRTAEQLNEYLCGERTRFDLPIALVGDPLRRRIWDRLVGIGYGQTKTYGELAAELAGATTAYQVGQAVGRNPLSIIVPCHRVVGKDGALTGYAGGLKRKRFLLELEAPAPAVAGKLF; encoded by the coding sequence ATGACAGCACGACACGCGGTGAGCGATAGCCCTTTGGGCGAGTTGACCTTGGTCGCTGACGACGACGCCTTGACGGGTGTGTATTTCCGGCATCATTGGCGCCGGCCGACCGCGCATGCACTCGGCGAGCATGTCGAACCGGCTGCCGACGACCTGTTCCGTCGCACCGCCGAGCAGCTGAACGAGTATCTCTGCGGAGAGCGCACTAGATTCGACCTTCCAATTGCGTTGGTGGGCGACCCGCTTCGGCGCCGAATCTGGGATCGGCTTGTCGGTATCGGCTACGGCCAGACGAAGACATACGGCGAGCTGGCCGCGGAACTGGCCGGCGCCACCACCGCGTACCAAGTGGGCCAAGCGGTCGGGCGCAATCCACTGAGCATCATCGTTCCGTGTCATCGGGTCGTCGGAAAGGATGGCGCGCTAACCGGTTACGCGGGCGGATTGAAGCGCAAACGATTCTTGTTGGAGTTGGAGGCGCCGGCACCCGCGGTGGCTGGCAAGCTGTTCTGA
- a CDS encoding RNA polymerase sigma factor, whose translation MPFEAVVARHGATVLRVVRAVVGHSDADDAWSDTFLAALKAYPQLPADANVEAWLVTIAHRKAIDITRAAARRAIPVADTPDSPAGQRADGHDLDLDAAVSALPPKQRQAVAYHYLAGLPYAEIATILDSSVNAARRAAADGIATLRRTYPFIDSRNRPRKE comes from the coding sequence ATGCCGTTCGAGGCCGTCGTGGCACGGCACGGCGCTACGGTGTTGCGGGTGGTGCGCGCCGTGGTCGGCCACAGCGACGCCGACGACGCTTGGTCGGACACCTTCCTGGCCGCCTTGAAGGCCTACCCGCAACTGCCGGCCGACGCCAATGTCGAAGCGTGGCTGGTCACCATTGCTCACCGCAAAGCCATCGACATCACTCGCGCGGCGGCCCGGCGGGCCATCCCGGTCGCCGATACCCCCGACTCCCCCGCCGGGCAACGAGCCGATGGCCACGATCTTGACCTCGACGCGGCCGTCAGTGCGCTGCCGCCCAAGCAACGTCAGGCCGTGGCCTACCACTACCTGGCAGGCCTGCCCTACGCCGAGATCGCAACGATCCTCGACAGCAGCGTTAACGCCGCCCGCCGAGCCGCAGCGGATGGCATCGCCACCCTGCGGCGCACCTATCCCTTCATCGACTCCCGTAATCGACCCCGCAAGGAATGA
- a CDS encoding TetR family transcriptional regulator, with protein sequence MANPMGLRERRRRETSADIRDAAVRLALERGFDKVTIEEICAEAGISTRTFFNYFPNKESAIAYGPSDIPAELVADFVAAGPAPYSVVLAELITLAAHHLRDVPPLREQAAHMLELAKTSPAVLAAFLADLERFQLQLTDIIVRRQGMKPDDEMAALISALALTAVRSGLEKWASSDPVDPDDTPMPYVERAAALVNSIFTK encoded by the coding sequence ATGGCCAACCCGATGGGACTGCGAGAGCGGCGTCGGCGCGAGACCAGCGCAGACATCCGCGACGCCGCGGTGCGACTGGCCCTCGAGCGTGGCTTCGACAAGGTGACCATCGAGGAAATCTGCGCCGAAGCCGGAATCTCGACGCGCACGTTCTTCAACTACTTCCCCAACAAAGAGTCCGCCATCGCCTACGGCCCATCGGACATTCCTGCCGAGCTGGTCGCGGATTTCGTCGCGGCCGGACCCGCGCCCTACTCGGTGGTGCTGGCAGAGCTGATCACCCTGGCAGCGCACCACCTGCGCGACGTCCCACCCCTTCGCGAGCAGGCCGCCCATATGCTCGAGCTCGCCAAAACCTCCCCCGCGGTGTTGGCCGCGTTCCTCGCGGACCTGGAGCGTTTTCAGCTTCAGCTGACCGACATCATCGTGCGCCGCCAGGGTATGAAGCCGGACGACGAGATGGCCGCGCTGATTTCCGCGCTGGCCCTCACCGCAGTGCGTTCCGGCCTCGAAAAGTGGGCAAGTAGCGATCCGGTGGATCCCGACGACACGCCGATGCCGTATGTCGAGCGGGCCGCCGCCCTTGTGAACAGCATCTTTACAAAGTGA
- a CDS encoding methylated-DNA--[protein]-cysteine S-methyltransferase, producing the protein MTSTDLADLYPVDADHLQRLHTRLERDAQAGDLLDIAYRTVDSAVGPLLLAATPLGLVRVAFANEDRDGVLLTLSKRISPRMLEAPTRLDPIVRQLDEYFDGRRHTFDVPLDWSLSQGFRRTVLEHLNTDVGYGVTASYAALARLAGSPKAVRAAGTACATNPIPIVVPCHRVIRSDGAVGAYRGGPVAKRMLLDLEREG; encoded by the coding sequence ATGACCTCGACTGATCTCGCCGACCTCTACCCCGTCGATGCGGATCATCTGCAGCGCCTGCACACCCGTCTAGAACGGGATGCCCAGGCCGGCGATCTGCTCGACATCGCCTATCGCACAGTGGATTCCGCCGTCGGTCCGCTGCTGCTGGCCGCCACCCCGCTCGGACTGGTCAGGGTGGCGTTCGCGAACGAGGACCGAGACGGCGTGCTACTGACGCTGTCGAAGCGGATCAGCCCGCGGATGCTCGAGGCGCCGACGCGGCTGGACCCGATCGTGCGACAGCTCGACGAGTACTTCGACGGCCGCCGGCACACCTTCGACGTCCCGTTGGATTGGTCACTCTCGCAAGGGTTTCGGCGCACAGTGCTAGAGCACCTCAATACCGACGTCGGCTACGGCGTCACGGCCAGCTACGCCGCGCTAGCGCGACTCGCCGGCTCCCCCAAGGCGGTGCGCGCGGCGGGAACCGCGTGCGCGACCAACCCGATCCCGATCGTGGTGCCGTGTCATCGGGTGATCCGATCCGACGGAGCCGTGGGCGCCTACCGGGGCGGACCCGTCGCCAAACGGATGCTGCTCGACCTTGAGCGGGAGGGATGA
- a CDS encoding RND family transporter: protein MSTTFNDARTDALPTAAEPVREKIPRFIRKFAIVIILGWIGLIAVLSTIVPDLDTVGKMRSVSMAPDDAQSVVATKRMGAVFNEYKSNSSIMIVLEGQKPLGADAHAYYDTIVKKLDADTKYVEHVQDMWSDPLTGAGAQSNDGKAAYVQVYLAGNQGEALANDSVESVQDIVKSVPPPNGVKAYVTGPAALSADQHMAGDRSVQLITMCTFTVIIAMLLLVYRSIVTLLLTLVMVVLELSAARGMVAFLGYYNIIGLSTFATNLLVTLAIAAATDYAIFLIGRYQEARGKGNSREDAYYDMFHGTAHVVAGSGLTIAGATFCLHFTNLPYFQTLGIPLAIGMVVVVAAALTLGPAVVAVATRFGKTLEPKRTQRIRMWRKVGAVVVRWPGPILVMTIGVALVGLLTLPGYRTNYNDRNYLPADLPANEGYEAADRHFSHARMNPEVLMIESDHDLRNSADFLVIDKIAKAIFRVPGIGRVQSITRPEGTPIEHTSIPFQISMQGVSQQMNQKYQEDQMADMLKQADMMQTTIDSMEKMSSITVQMSNDMHQMVKKMHDMTIDINELRNHMADFEDFFRPVRSYLYWEKHCFDIPICWSLRSVFDGLDGIDTMTDDIESLLPIMDHLDTLMPQMVALMPSMIENMKAMKTTMLTMYSTQKGLQDQQNEAQKNSNAMGKAFDASKNDDSFYLPPDVFNNAEFKKGMKNFISPDGHAVRFIISHDGDPMSQEGISHIAAIKKAAYEALKGTPLEGSKIYLAGTAAIYKDLSDGNTYDLLIAGIASLCLIFIIMLIITRGVVASAVIVGTVLLSLGASFGLSVLIWQHIIGIELHWMVLAMSVIILLAVGADYNLLLVARFKEEIRAGLNTGIIRSMGGTGSVVTSAGLVFAFTMITMAVSELTVIGQVGTTIGLGLLFDTLIVRSLMTPSIAALLGKWFWWPQRVRQRPLPSPWPDPNGKAAAEPESVTAAT, encoded by the coding sequence ATGAGTACAACGTTCAACGACGCCCGCACCGACGCGCTCCCGACGGCGGCAGAGCCGGTGCGGGAAAAGATCCCGCGTTTCATCCGGAAATTCGCCATCGTCATCATCCTCGGCTGGATCGGGCTCATCGCGGTGCTCAGCACCATCGTCCCCGACCTGGACACCGTCGGGAAGATGCGCTCGGTCTCGATGGCCCCCGACGATGCGCAATCGGTGGTCGCGACGAAACGCATGGGCGCGGTGTTCAACGAATACAAGTCCAACAGTTCGATCATGATCGTTCTCGAGGGCCAAAAGCCGCTCGGCGCCGATGCTCACGCCTACTACGACACGATCGTCAAAAAGCTCGACGCCGACACCAAATACGTTGAGCACGTTCAGGACATGTGGAGCGACCCGCTGACCGGCGCAGGCGCGCAGAGCAATGACGGCAAGGCCGCCTACGTTCAGGTCTATCTCGCCGGTAATCAAGGCGAAGCGTTGGCCAACGACTCCGTCGAGTCCGTCCAAGACATCGTCAAAAGTGTGCCCCCGCCCAACGGGGTGAAGGCCTACGTTACCGGGCCCGCCGCGCTCTCAGCCGATCAGCACATGGCCGGTGACCGCAGCGTGCAACTCATCACGATGTGCACGTTCACCGTGATCATCGCGATGCTGTTATTGGTCTATCGGTCGATAGTTACGCTGTTGCTGACGCTGGTGATGGTGGTGTTGGAGCTGTCGGCCGCGCGCGGAATGGTCGCCTTCTTGGGCTATTACAACATCATTGGGCTCTCCACCTTCGCCACCAACCTGTTGGTCACGTTGGCGATCGCGGCCGCCACTGACTATGCGATCTTTTTGATCGGCCGCTATCAGGAGGCCCGGGGCAAAGGCAACTCCCGCGAAGATGCTTACTACGACATGTTCCACGGCACCGCGCATGTGGTGGCGGGATCCGGCTTGACCATTGCCGGCGCCACGTTCTGCCTGCACTTCACCAACCTGCCCTATTTCCAAACGTTGGGTATCCCGCTGGCGATCGGCATGGTGGTCGTGGTGGCAGCGGCACTGACGCTCGGACCTGCCGTCGTCGCCGTGGCAACACGTTTCGGCAAGACACTGGAGCCCAAGCGCACGCAGCGTATTCGCATGTGGCGCAAGGTCGGCGCCGTCGTGGTGAGGTGGCCCGGGCCGATCCTGGTCATGACGATCGGGGTCGCGCTGGTCGGCTTGCTGACGCTGCCGGGATACCGCACCAATTACAACGACCGCAACTATTTGCCTGCCGACCTGCCCGCGAACGAGGGTTACGAAGCCGCGGACCGGCACTTCTCGCACGCGCGGATGAACCCCGAAGTGCTGATGATCGAAAGTGATCACGATCTGCGGAATTCCGCGGACTTCCTGGTCATCGACAAGATCGCCAAGGCGATCTTCCGGGTGCCGGGAATCGGCCGCGTGCAGTCGATTACCAGGCCGGAGGGCACGCCGATCGAGCACACCTCGATCCCGTTCCAGATCAGCATGCAGGGCGTCAGCCAGCAGATGAACCAGAAGTATCAAGAAGACCAGATGGCCGACATGCTCAAGCAGGCCGACATGATGCAGACGACGATCGACAGCATGGAGAAGATGTCGAGCATCACCGTGCAGATGTCCAACGACATGCATCAAATGGTCAAAAAGATGCACGACATGACCATCGACATCAACGAATTACGCAACCACATGGCGGATTTCGAGGACTTCTTCCGCCCGGTCCGCAGCTACCTCTACTGGGAGAAGCACTGCTTCGACATCCCGATCTGCTGGTCGCTTCGCTCGGTCTTCGACGGCCTCGACGGCATCGACACGATGACCGACGACATCGAAAGCCTGTTGCCCATCATGGATCATCTCGACACCCTGATGCCCCAGATGGTGGCGCTGATGCCTTCCATGATCGAAAACATGAAGGCCATGAAAACCACGATGCTGACCATGTATTCGACGCAAAAGGGTCTGCAGGATCAGCAAAACGAGGCCCAGAAGAACTCGAACGCCATGGGTAAGGCGTTCGACGCGTCCAAGAACGACGACTCGTTCTACCTGCCGCCGGACGTCTTCAACAACGCCGAGTTCAAAAAGGGCATGAAGAACTTCATCTCCCCCGACGGCCACGCCGTGCGTTTCATCATCAGCCACGACGGCGATCCGATGTCTCAAGAAGGCATTTCGCACATCGCGGCCATCAAGAAGGCTGCCTACGAAGCACTCAAGGGCACGCCGCTGGAGGGCTCCAAGATCTACCTCGCGGGCACCGCGGCAATATACAAAGACCTCAGTGACGGCAACACCTATGACCTGCTGATCGCTGGAATTGCTTCGCTCTGCCTGATTTTCATCATCATGTTGATCATCACCCGAGGCGTGGTGGCCTCAGCGGTCATCGTGGGAACCGTGTTGCTCTCGCTGGGTGCGTCGTTCGGGCTGTCGGTGCTGATCTGGCAGCACATCATCGGCATTGAGCTGCACTGGATGGTGCTCGCGATGTCGGTGATCATCCTGCTTGCCGTGGGCGCTGACTACAACCTGCTGCTGGTCGCGCGGTTCAAGGAAGAGATCCGCGCCGGCTTGAACACCGGAATCATCCGATCGATGGGCGGTACCGGTTCGGTCGTCACCTCGGCGGGTTTGGTCTTTGCCTTCACGATGATCACCATGGCGGTCAGCGAGCTGACCGTCATCGGCCAAGTGGGTACCACCATCGGTCTGGGCTTGCTCTTCGACACGCTGATCGTGCGGTCGCTGATGACGCCATCGATTGCCGCGCTGTTGGGCAAGTGGTTCTGGTGGCCGCAACGAGTTCGGCAACGCCCGCTCCCCTCGCCATGGCCTGATCCAAATGGCAAGGCCGCCGCGGAACCCGAATCGGTAACTGCCGCTACGTAA
- a CDS encoding 2OG-Fe(II) oxygenase, whose translation MVSTWRKRVDAADWDAVAADMNDVGGALLPELITPAECAAVIDLFSDDSLFRAIVDMGRHRYGQGEYRYFKQPYPRPIEDLKQALYPRLLPIARDWWTKLGRHAPWPDTLDEWLDTCHRAGQTKPTALMLKYGPGDWNALHRDLYGELIFPLQVVINLNEPGVAHTGGEFLLVEQRARAQSRGTATTLPHGHGYVFTTRERPVRSTRGWSAAPVRHGVSAVRSGQRYTLGLIFHDAA comes from the coding sequence ATGGTGTCGACCTGGCGCAAGCGCGTCGATGCCGCGGATTGGGACGCGGTCGCCGCCGACATGAACGATGTCGGCGGCGCACTGCTCCCAGAGCTGATCACTCCTGCCGAGTGCGCCGCGGTCATCGATTTGTTTTCTGACGACAGTCTTTTTCGCGCAATCGTCGATATGGGCCGACACCGCTACGGGCAAGGCGAGTATCGCTATTTCAAACAGCCCTACCCACGCCCGATCGAAGATCTCAAGCAGGCGCTATACCCGAGGCTGTTGCCGATCGCCCGAGACTGGTGGACAAAGCTCGGGCGCCACGCTCCGTGGCCCGACACTCTCGACGAATGGCTGGACACCTGCCATCGCGCCGGTCAAACCAAGCCCACGGCGCTGATGCTCAAGTACGGCCCAGGCGATTGGAATGCGCTGCACCGAGACCTCTACGGAGAACTCATCTTTCCGCTGCAGGTCGTCATCAATCTCAACGAGCCGGGCGTCGCGCACACCGGAGGCGAGTTCCTGCTCGTCGAGCAACGGGCCCGCGCCCAATCACGAGGGACAGCCACGACGTTGCCGCATGGACACGGCTACGTGTTCACGACCCGAGAACGGCCAGTGCGATCGACGCGAGGATGGTCGGCGGCCCCGGTACGCCACGGTGTGTCCGCGGTCCGCTCCGGCCAGCGCTACACGCTGGGACTGATCTTCCACGACGCGGCC
- a CDS encoding MmpS family transport accessory protein, with product MRNAWLPLLIVAVVVVGGFAVVRVKSFFGLHDTGVLTSPRLDDSKPFKPKVVKYEVFGSASHANVNYLDLSADPTRVDGAPLPWTLVLTTTAPSVFPNLSAQSDGDYLGCRITIDDEVKDEKITTGVHALTFCLVKSA from the coding sequence GTGCGGAACGCATGGCTGCCGCTCTTGATCGTGGCGGTGGTGGTGGTCGGCGGCTTTGCCGTGGTGCGGGTCAAGTCTTTCTTCGGCCTCCACGACACCGGCGTCTTGACTAGTCCGCGACTCGACGACTCCAAGCCGTTCAAGCCCAAGGTCGTCAAGTACGAGGTCTTCGGCTCGGCGAGCCACGCCAACGTGAACTACTTGGATTTGTCCGCCGACCCGACACGGGTCGACGGCGCGCCGTTGCCATGGACACTCGTCCTCACCACGACTGCCCCGTCGGTCTTCCCGAACCTCTCGGCGCAAAGCGACGGCGACTACCTCGGTTGCCGAATCACCATCGATGACGAAGTCAAGGACGAGAAGATAACCACCGGCGTGCACGCCCTGACCTTCTGCCTGGTGAAATCCGCATGA